The Lachnospiraceae bacterium oral taxon 500 genome window below encodes:
- a CDS encoding ABC transporter ATP-binding protein, translated as MRELVRKLYLVAGEQSGRITQMLIFHTLKSFFESFMLGGILFLLMKACANIFESRPVVISDVYTLALIAAAGVTGKIIFGYLADKNKNIASYSFGAENRLIVGDRLKKVNMGYFSDNGPGDISGQMSAAITELETVGIFIITALITGTIQTVMMGLFLLPFDAVTGILVLATIFIGVFINTLVQKKADQLTTVLLKIKIKLSAKTLEYVKGISVLKAFGKNKEAAAELQTAIAETRKGFLDIEKITAPIQLVYLSVFKLGIVTIIGISLLRFIAGGISAEKAIMLIVSSFVVFSGIEMVGGMQNLKGIAVQDLDTVIKLRSLPVIEEGKQTEVKEAKVELKNVSFSYGQGELFHNLNLTIPAGKTTAIVGFSGSGKTTLCHLASRFWDVTGGEVLVDGKNVKDFNYDAFLANFSFVFQDVYLFDDTVRSNIKFGSPAASDEEMMEVAKKARCHDFIMSLPAGYDTVLQEGGSNLSGGERQRIAIARAMLKPSKIVILDEATSSIDPENEKQLLQALANLLKDKTTIVIAHKLNTIKNADQIVVLGRGGIESSGTHAELMAKSPIYQRFVAYRESAAGWEVGV; from the coding sequence ATGAGAGAGTTGGTACGCAAACTTTATTTGGTGGCAGGTGAACAGTCCGGCCGGATTACGCAGATGCTGATATTTCATACCCTGAAATCTTTTTTTGAAAGTTTTATGCTGGGCGGGATTTTGTTTTTGCTAATGAAGGCATGTGCAAACATATTTGAAAGCAGGCCGGTGGTTATAAGCGATGTTTACACGCTTGCCTTGATCGCAGCGGCTGGAGTGACGGGAAAAATTATATTCGGATATTTGGCCGATAAAAACAAAAACATTGCTTCCTACAGTTTTGGGGCAGAAAACCGGCTGATCGTCGGTGACCGGCTGAAAAAGGTCAATATGGGATATTTCAGTGATAACGGTCCGGGCGATATTTCCGGTCAGATGTCGGCGGCGATCACTGAGCTGGAAACGGTTGGTATTTTTATTATCACGGCGTTAATTACCGGCACGATTCAAACCGTGATGATGGGGCTGTTTTTGCTCCCCTTTGACGCCGTTACCGGTATTTTGGTCTTAGCCACTATCTTTATAGGTGTTTTTATCAATACCCTGGTTCAGAAAAAAGCGGATCAGCTGACGACGGTGCTGCTGAAAATTAAAATTAAATTAAGTGCCAAAACACTGGAATATGTAAAAGGAATCAGCGTCTTAAAGGCCTTTGGCAAAAATAAAGAGGCAGCAGCGGAACTGCAGACCGCTATTGCCGAAACCAGAAAAGGCTTTCTGGATATTGAAAAAATAACAGCGCCCATTCAGCTTGTGTATTTATCGGTCTTTAAGCTGGGCATAGTCACTATTATTGGGATTTCGCTGCTGCGTTTTATAGCTGGCGGTATTTCTGCCGAAAAAGCCATTATGCTTATCGTTTCAAGTTTTGTGGTATTTTCCGGTATTGAAATGGTGGGCGGAATGCAGAACTTAAAAGGAATTGCGGTACAGGATTTGGATACGGTGATAAAACTCCGGTCTCTGCCGGTGATAGAGGAAGGGAAGCAAACGGAGGTAAAAGAAGCAAAGGTAGAACTGAAAAATGTCAGCTTTTCTTACGGCCAGGGCGAACTGTTTCATAATCTTAATCTGACGATACCGGCCGGCAAAACGACCGCCATTGTCGGATTTTCCGGCAGCGGTAAGACAACGCTCTGCCACTTGGCATCGCGATTTTGGGATGTAACCGGCGGCGAGGTGCTGGTTGACGGCAAAAATGTAAAAGACTTCAATTATGATGCTTTTCTGGCTAACTTTAGCTTTGTGTTTCAGGATGTGTATTTGTTTGATGATACGGTGCGCAGCAATATTAAGTTCGGCAGTCCGGCCGCTTCTGATGAAGAAATGATGGAAGTGGCCAAAAAAGCCAGGTGCCATGATTTTATTATGAGTTTGCCGGCCGGCTATGACACGGTTTTGCAGGAGGGCGGTTCGAACCTTTCCGGCGGGGAGCGGCAGCGGATAGCCATTGCTCGGGCGATGTTAAAGCCCAGCAAAATCGTCATTTTAGATGAAGCTACCTCCAGCATTGACCCGGAAAATGAAAAACAGCTTTTGCAGGCGCTGGCAAATCTGTTAAAGGATAAGACGACCATAGTAATTGCCCATAAGCTGAATACGATTAAAAATGCCGATCAAATCGTGGTGCTGGGGCGGGGCGGCATTGAAAGCAGCGGCACGCATGCCGAGCTGATGGCGAAATCGCCGATTTATCAAAGGTTTGTGGCTTACCGGGAAAGCGCGGCCGGCTGGGAAGTCGGGGTGTAG